A DNA window from Mobula birostris isolate sMobBir1 chromosome 3, sMobBir1.hap1, whole genome shotgun sequence contains the following coding sequences:
- the pycr3 gene encoding pyrroline-5-carboxylate reductase 3 yields the protein MEGERRVGFIGAGKMALAIAGGLLASGNVKPEQVIASAPSDKNLQKFKEAGMQTTHDNISVVKNCTVLFLAVKPAILPCVLETVSHFVTPEHLVISVAAGITVKTLENCLPSDSRVVRMMPNLPCVVQQGTIVFCRGTRAREQDAVLLKSLLSPLGVCEETPEPYIDIHTGVSGSGVAYVYMFAEALADGAVKMGMPYELSKKLVAHTLMGAAKMILETGEHPAKLKSDVCTPGGTTIHGLYELEKGNLRSTVMSAVEAATNRARDLA from the exons ATGGAGGGAGAGCGGCGAGTGGGCTTCATCGGCGCGGGGAAGATGGCGCTGGCCATCGCGGGCGGACTCCTGGCCTCAG GAAATGTGAAGCCTGAACAAGTGATAGCTTCTGCTCCCTCGGACAAGAACTTGCAAAAATTCAAG GAAGCTGGGATGCAGACCACACACGACAACATCAGTGTGGTGAAAAATTGTACTGTCCTTTTCCTGGCCGTCAAGCCAGCCATCCTGCCCTGTGTCCTGGAGACCGTTTCCCATTTCGTCACACCCGAGCACCTCGTTATCTCCGTGGCAGCTGGGATTACCGTCAAAACACTGGAAAAT TGCCTGCCTTCGGACAGCAGGGTAGTGCGGATGATGCCAAACTTGCCATGCGTGGTGCAGCAGGGCACGATAGTGTTCTGTCGCGGAACACGCGCCAGGGAGCAGGACGCCGTTCTCCTGAAGAGCCTCTTATCTCCCCTTGGTGTGTGTGAGGAGACGCCAGAACCCTACATCGATATCCACACGGGCGTCAGCGGGAGCGGCGTGGCATAT GTTTACATGTTTGCTGAGGCTCTGGCAGATGGGGCTGTGAAGATGGGTATGCCGTACGAGCTGTCGAAGAAGCTGGTAGCGCACACACTAATG GGAGCTGCAAAGATGATCTTGGAGACCGGGGAACACCCGGCAAAGTTGAAGAGCGACGTGTGCACCCCGGGTGGGACCACCATCCACGGCCTGTatgagctggagaagggaaatcTGCGGAGCACTGTCATGAGTGCTGTAGAAGCTGCAACCAACCGGGCCCGTGACCTGGCTTAA
- the LOC140195598 gene encoding uncharacterized protein, whose protein sequence is MGTAKRHPFLLETVWTDKWKFDEAERLFWEVRGIGRPTEEMGDRRRGKGCPWVKPVPTEGVDGADLLPPNAAKSDRGKSSATSRPAVACHHVVGGVWVNRDAFDTAERLFVERLQVPSVPRSLPILGSRVILTSRATPDEGYISATPGTPLTPGPRTSGIPLETPWCPPLPGVWLEKPLYDDAERLYQEALCQERASERGGRPPGQCCPRARHPCPSRPAEAHSSPVVALSPAAVHQHLIHQDNEPVWFSKPAYDTAELCYHLYGIQATPSRSREAAPAPATPQTAPAERPPSAPRPPWLQDK, encoded by the coding sequence ATGGGGACCGCGAAGCGTCATCCCTTCCTGCTGGAGACCGTCTGGACGGACAAGTGGAAGTTCGATGAGGCAGAGCGGCTGTTCTGGGAGGTTCGGGGTATCGGCCGGCCGACAGAGGAGATGGGTGATAGGAGGCGGGGGAAGGGCTGCCCGTGGGTGAAGCCGGTGCCCACGGAGGGAGTCGATGGGGCTGACCTGCTCCCGCCAAACGCGGCGAAGAGTGACCGCGGGAAGTCATCTGCCACCAGCCGCCCCGCGGTGGCCTGTCACCATGTCGTTGGTGGGGTCTGGGTCAACAGGGACGCCTTTGACACGGCGGAGCGGCTGTTTGTCGAGCGGTTGCAGGTGCCCAGTGTGCCACGCTCCCTGCCAATCCTCGGCTCGCGTGTGATTCTGACATCGCGGGCCACCCCGGATGAGGGGTACATCAGTGCCACGCCGGGCACCCCACTCACCCCCGGCCCCCGGACGAGCGGGATCCCTCTCGAGACCCCCTGGTGCCCAccattgcctggggtgtggctggAAAAGCCGCTGTACGACGATGCTGAGCGGCTCTACCAAGAGGCCCTGTGCCAGGAACGAGCATCAGAGAGAGGTGGACGACCTCCAGGCCAGTGTTGCCCCAGGGCCCGCCACCCATGCCCATCTCGCCCAGCAGAGGCCCATTCATCACCTGTAGTGGCCTTATCACCAGCGGCAGTCCATCAGCACCTCATTCACCAAGACAACGAGCCGGTTTGGTTCAGTAAACCTGCCTATGACACTGCTGAGCTATGTTATCACCTGTATGGAATCCAGGCAACGCCCAGCAGGAGCCGGGAGGCGGCGCCGGCCCCTGCCACTCCACAAACAGCTCCAGCTGAGAGGCCTCCCTCTGCTCCTCGTCCTCCATGGCTCCAGGATAAGTAG